The Carcharodon carcharias isolate sCarCar2 chromosome 15, sCarCar2.pri, whole genome shotgun sequence genome includes a window with the following:
- the LOC121288336 gene encoding somatostatin-2-like — protein sequence MQLLGTASLMSILLIVSSVRATAPLEDRLSLRANQELNKERKEIILKLLSGLLDSSSNQIGIENTFPDPEDMEEMKLEERSRFSQLPQRERKAPCKNFFWKTFTSC from the exons ATGCAGCTACTGGGGACGGCAAGCCTCATGTCCATACTGCTCATTGTGTCCAGTGTGAGGGCCACGGCACCTTTGGAAGACAGGCTGAGTCTTCGAGCAAATCAG GAGCTGAACAAAGAAAGGAAAGAGATCATTTTGAAGCTGTTATCTGGACTGCTGGACTCCAGTAGCAATCAAATCGGGATTGAGAACACTTTCCCGGATCCAGAGGATATGGAAGAAATGAAATTGGAGGAGAGGTCCCGCTTCAGTCAGTTACCACAGAGAGAGCGTAAGGCTCCCTGCAAAAATTTCTTTTGGAAAACCTTCACTTCCTGCTGA